A genomic region of Salinibacter pepae contains the following coding sequences:
- the coaBC gene encoding bifunctional phosphopantothenoylcysteine decarboxylase/phosphopantothenate--cysteine ligase CoaBC translates to MPTPLDLSGRCVVLGVTGSIAAYKAAPLVRHLKKAGAEVQVLMTPDAERFVTPLTLGTLSEKEVLTDIFPENEEGAWTKHVTLGQWGDLFVVAPATAQTVAKLAHGFCDSMLTATALSARCPLLVCPAMDRDMYRHAATQDNLERLQEIGYEVMPAAHGELASGLVGQGRMPEPEAILERVAEMLTETETHEDASLVGHDVLVTAGPTREPIDPARVLTNPSTGTMGYALAEAAAARGASVTLVTGPTALSPPPDVEVVPVETAEEMNEAVQARRTDADYVFMAAAVADYAPADPSTSKRKKTDDDRVLHLRRTPDILQTLGEHKQPGQVLVGFALETDDLLDNARRKRDEKNLDWVVVNDPTEDGAGFGASTNRVTLLRPDGATENLPRMPKAEVAEALLDRVLAARHEQTT, encoded by the coding sequence ATGCCCACCCCCCTCGACCTGTCCGGACGATGTGTGGTGCTGGGGGTCACGGGCAGCATCGCGGCGTACAAGGCCGCGCCGCTCGTGCGGCACCTGAAGAAGGCCGGGGCCGAGGTGCAGGTGCTCATGACCCCGGACGCCGAGCGCTTCGTAACGCCGCTCACACTCGGGACGCTCTCCGAGAAAGAGGTGTTGACGGACATCTTTCCGGAAAATGAGGAGGGGGCGTGGACGAAGCACGTCACGTTGGGCCAGTGGGGGGACCTCTTCGTCGTGGCCCCCGCCACGGCCCAGACGGTCGCCAAGCTCGCCCACGGCTTCTGCGACTCGATGCTCACGGCCACGGCCCTTTCGGCCCGCTGCCCGCTTCTGGTGTGTCCGGCCATGGATCGGGACATGTACCGACACGCCGCGACGCAGGACAACCTGGAGCGGCTTCAAGAGATCGGGTACGAGGTGATGCCCGCCGCCCACGGCGAGCTCGCGAGCGGGCTCGTGGGGCAGGGTCGAATGCCCGAGCCCGAGGCCATTCTGGAACGTGTGGCCGAGATGCTTACGGAGACCGAGACGCACGAAGACGCGTCCCTGGTCGGGCACGACGTGCTCGTGACCGCCGGCCCCACCCGCGAGCCCATCGACCCGGCCCGCGTCCTCACGAACCCCTCGACGGGAACGATGGGCTACGCCCTGGCCGAAGCCGCGGCGGCGCGCGGCGCGTCGGTGACGCTCGTGACGGGGCCCACCGCCCTCTCCCCCCCGCCGGACGTGGAGGTCGTGCCCGTAGAAACGGCCGAGGAGATGAACGAGGCCGTGCAGGCCCGGCGCACGGACGCCGACTACGTGTTTATGGCCGCCGCGGTGGCCGACTACGCCCCGGCCGACCCGTCGACCTCCAAACGGAAGAAGACGGACGACGACCGGGTCTTGCACCTCCGCCGCACCCCCGATATCCTACAAACCCTCGGGGAGCACAAGCAGCCCGGTCAGGTCCTCGTGGGATTCGCGCTGGAAACCGACGACCTCCTCGACAACGCCCGGCGCAAGCGGGACGAGAAGAACCTCGACTGGGTTGTGGTTAACGACCCGACGGAGGACGGGGCCGGCTTCGGGGCCTCCACGAACCGGGTGACGCTCCTTCGGCCCGACGGCGCGACCGAGAACCTCCCCCGGATGCCGAAGGCCGAGGTGGCCGAGGCCCTGCTCGACCGCGTACTGGCCGCCCGCCACGAGCAAACCACGTAG
- a CDS encoding DNA-directed RNA polymerase subunit omega yields the protein MAIETLDLDKLAEKTGNLYETVAILSKRSRQVASDTRSELDDKLSYFEGFGPEMEDARMQEEQEKVSLEYEKQPEPTEVAIDEFLEDKIYYRKPDDE from the coding sequence ATGGCAATCGAAACGTTAGACCTGGACAAGCTGGCCGAAAAGACCGGCAACCTCTACGAGACCGTCGCCATTCTGTCAAAGCGGTCGCGGCAGGTGGCCTCCGATACGCGCTCGGAGCTGGACGACAAGCTGTCCTACTTTGAGGGCTTCGGGCCGGAAATGGAGGACGCCCGCATGCAGGAGGAGCAGGAGAAGGTCTCCCTCGAGTACGAGAAACAGCCCGAGCCGACGGAGGTCGCCATCGACGAGTTTCTCGAGGACAAGATCTACTACCGCAAGCCCGACGACGAGTAG
- the gmk gene encoding guanylate kinase yields the protein MPDRNIVVLTAPSGAGKTTIAHRVLEAMPDMQFSVSATTRAPRPDETDGVDYHFLSPEEFRARIDAGDLLEYEEVYPDQFYGTLRSEVEDQANDGPVLLDIDVKGALNVKRIFGDDALILFVAPPSLDELRRRLEGRGTEDRESLQDRLDRVEQEMDRADDCDAVVVNDDLDTAVEETLTRIRQFLSS from the coding sequence ATGCCCGACCGCAACATCGTCGTACTGACGGCCCCGAGCGGCGCCGGCAAGACCACCATTGCCCATCGGGTACTGGAGGCGATGCCGGACATGCAGTTTTCCGTATCGGCCACGACGCGGGCCCCGCGCCCCGACGAGACGGACGGGGTGGACTACCACTTTCTCTCCCCGGAGGAATTTCGCGCCCGGATCGATGCCGGCGATCTGCTCGAGTACGAAGAGGTGTACCCCGATCAGTTCTACGGGACGCTCCGCTCGGAGGTCGAAGACCAGGCCAACGACGGGCCTGTGCTGCTCGACATTGACGTGAAAGGGGCCCTCAACGTCAAGCGCATTTTCGGGGACGACGCCCTCATACTGTTCGTGGCCCCCCCGTCCCTCGACGAGCTGCGGCGCCGGCTCGAAGGACGCGGCACCGAGGACCGTGAGTCGCTTCAGGACCGCCTCGACCGGGTCGAGCAGGAAATGGATCGGGCCGACGACTGCGATGCGGTGGTCGTGAATGATGACCTGGACACCGCGGTCGAGGAAACCCTCACCCGAATTCGTCAGTTTCTGAGTTCGTGA
- a CDS encoding YicC/YloC family endoribonuclease yields MIRSMTGFGRGHASTEDASATVEIQSTNKRHLNVFVHLPDPLPEAESDVRMQMKEAFERGQFDVNVSAELKGADPLPVDVDADAAMHHKRRLEQLAAAAQIEAPIRIDHLLEFEDIFAGEEEREAAKIQRAWPAVTQALDAAIDDLQAMRREEGDALRDDLERRTRAIDEHLDAIEARAPARVEERQAQLRDRLGELLDDEHLDADRLETEMALLADKLDVTEECVRLHSHLKMFREALDADEPSGRKLKFITQEIHREANTIGAKADDETISREAVEMKEEIEKIKEQIRNVE; encoded by the coding sequence ATGATTCGTAGCATGACGGGCTTCGGGCGCGGCCACGCCAGCACCGAGGACGCCTCGGCGACCGTAGAAATCCAGTCGACGAACAAGCGCCACCTCAACGTCTTCGTCCACCTCCCGGACCCGCTCCCCGAGGCGGAGTCGGACGTGCGGATGCAGATGAAGGAGGCCTTCGAGCGGGGCCAATTCGACGTCAACGTTTCCGCCGAGCTCAAGGGTGCGGACCCCCTGCCGGTCGACGTGGACGCCGACGCGGCGATGCACCACAAGCGGCGCCTGGAACAGCTCGCCGCGGCCGCACAGATCGAGGCGCCGATTCGGATCGATCACCTGCTGGAGTTTGAGGACATCTTTGCGGGGGAGGAGGAGCGGGAGGCGGCCAAAATTCAGCGCGCATGGCCGGCCGTGACGCAGGCCCTCGACGCCGCCATCGACGACCTGCAGGCGATGCGCCGCGAGGAGGGCGACGCGCTGCGCGACGACCTGGAACGGCGCACCCGCGCCATCGACGAGCACCTCGACGCGATCGAGGCACGGGCCCCGGCCCGCGTGGAGGAGCGGCAGGCCCAGCTCCGCGATCGCCTCGGGGAGCTGCTCGACGACGAGCACCTCGACGCCGACCGCCTCGAAACCGAAATGGCCCTCCTCGCCGATAAGCTCGACGTGACCGAGGAGTGCGTCCGCCTCCACTCCCACCTCAAGATGTTTCGGGAGGCCCTCGACGCCGACGAGCCGTCCGGCCGCAAACTGAAGTTCATCACCCAGGAAATCCACCGGGAGGCGAACACGATCGGGGCCAAGGCCGACGACGAAACCATCTCCCGGGAGGCGGTGGAGATGAAGGAGGAGATCGAAAAGATTAAAGAGCAGATTCGAAACGTGGAATAA
- the frr gene encoding ribosome recycling factor yields MPDDPIQDILDEADEEMEESVSYMRSELRTIRAGRASPAMLENVTVEYYGSQTPLEQVASVSAPQPDLIVVQPFDRSAIENIERGIMKADLGLNPNNDGEKIRIPIPPLSEERRKELVETSRERAEETKISIRNIRRDAKNEIQNVVEAENFSEDVRYGAEEDLQDITDAHTETVEGLLEQKTEQIMDV; encoded by the coding sequence ATGCCCGACGACCCCATTCAGGACATTCTGGACGAGGCCGACGAAGAGATGGAGGAGTCGGTCTCGTACATGCGTTCGGAGCTGCGCACGATTCGCGCCGGACGGGCCTCCCCGGCCATGCTCGAAAACGTGACGGTCGAATACTACGGCTCCCAGACCCCCCTGGAGCAGGTCGCCAGCGTGAGCGCGCCGCAGCCCGACCTCATCGTCGTGCAGCCGTTCGACCGCAGCGCCATCGAAAACATCGAGCGGGGCATCATGAAGGCCGACCTGGGCCTGAACCCGAACAACGACGGCGAAAAGATTCGCATTCCGATCCCGCCCCTCTCCGAAGAGCGGCGCAAGGAGCTCGTGGAGACCAGCCGCGAGCGGGCCGAAGAAACGAAGATTTCGATCCGCAACATCCGGCGCGACGCCAAGAACGAGATCCAGAATGTCGTCGAGGCGGAGAACTTCTCCGAAGATGTCCGTTACGGCGCCGAGGAAGACCTTCAGGACATCACCGACGCCCACACCGAAACGGTGGAGGGGCTCTTGGAGCAGAAAACCGAACAGATTATGGACGTCTGA
- the pyrH gene encoding UMP kinase has product MSASPDDESTSSLDHQRVLLKLSGQALLGDREFGIDEAVLRTYANEVKTAVEAGAEVAVVIGGGNIFRGVEHAMEGMTRAHADYMGMLATMINGMALQDAFEQVDLVTRLQSSIKMEEIAEPFIRRRAIRHLEKGRVVIFGAGTGNPYFTTDTAAALRGLEIDADVILKGTRVDGIFTADPEEDASAERFKQIHGQEVIDRDLRVMDMTALTLCQESKMPIVVFNMGTSNNLRRLLEGETVGTHVHWDEARASTERVPA; this is encoded by the coding sequence ATGAGCGCTTCCCCCGACGACGAATCCACTTCATCCCTCGACCACCAGCGTGTGCTGCTGAAGCTCAGTGGCCAGGCCCTGTTGGGGGACCGGGAGTTTGGGATCGACGAGGCCGTTCTCCGCACCTACGCGAACGAGGTCAAGACCGCCGTCGAGGCCGGGGCCGAGGTGGCCGTCGTCATTGGGGGCGGCAACATCTTTCGGGGGGTGGAGCACGCCATGGAGGGCATGACACGGGCTCATGCGGACTACATGGGCATGCTGGCCACCATGATCAACGGCATGGCGCTCCAGGATGCCTTCGAGCAGGTCGATCTCGTCACACGCCTGCAGTCGAGCATCAAGATGGAGGAGATCGCCGAACCGTTTATCCGCCGCCGCGCCATCCGGCACCTCGAAAAGGGGCGGGTCGTCATCTTTGGGGCCGGCACCGGCAACCCGTACTTCACGACCGACACCGCCGCCGCCCTCCGGGGGCTGGAGATCGACGCCGACGTGATCCTGAAAGGCACCCGCGTGGACGGCATCTTCACCGCAGACCCCGAGGAGGACGCCTCCGCCGAGCGCTTCAAACAGATCCACGGACAGGAAGTCATCGATCGCGACCTGCGCGTCATGGACATGACCGCCCTCACGCTCTGCCAGGAGTCGAAGATGCCCATCGTCGTGTTCAACATGGGCACGTCGAACAACCTGCGGCGCCTCCTCGAAGGAGAAACCGTGGGCACCCACGTGCATTGGGACGAGGCCAGGGCGTCCACCGAACGGGTGCCGGCCTGA
- the tsf gene encoding translation elongation factor Ts, with protein sequence MSVSAKQVKELRDATGVGMMDCKEALQETDGDFDEAVSLLRKKGQEVADDRAAVEADEGLVVTAVSDDGHAGAIVEINCETDFVARNEDFQSFADTAAERVLEETPDDLEALESLPYEDDVTIEEELVALTGRIGEKLTIRRFDVLESEEGQIISYVHPGSKLGVLVEVHGDGEAEETGRDVAMQVAALEPIAVTRDEVPDEVKAEEREVAREAAVNEGKPEHVIDNIVEGKLERFFEDHVLMEQAFVKDSSVSVKDMLDDAGLSVARFTRYALGD encoded by the coding sequence ATGAGCGTTTCTGCCAAACAGGTAAAAGAGTTGCGCGACGCCACCGGCGTCGGCATGATGGACTGCAAAGAGGCCCTGCAGGAGACCGACGGCGACTTCGACGAGGCCGTCAGCCTGCTCCGCAAGAAGGGCCAGGAGGTGGCGGACGACCGTGCCGCCGTGGAGGCCGACGAGGGCCTCGTCGTGACGGCCGTGTCCGACGACGGCCACGCCGGCGCCATCGTCGAGATCAACTGCGAAACCGACTTCGTCGCCCGCAACGAGGACTTCCAGTCGTTCGCCGACACGGCGGCGGAGCGGGTGCTCGAAGAGACCCCCGACGACCTGGAGGCGCTGGAGAGCCTTCCCTACGAGGACGACGTGACGATCGAAGAAGAGCTGGTGGCCCTTACCGGCCGCATCGGCGAGAAGCTCACGATTCGCCGCTTCGACGTGCTCGAGAGTGAAGAGGGCCAGATCATCTCGTACGTCCACCCCGGCTCGAAGCTCGGCGTGCTCGTGGAGGTGCACGGCGACGGCGAGGCGGAGGAGACCGGCCGCGACGTCGCCATGCAGGTCGCCGCCCTCGAACCGATCGCCGTCACCCGGGACGAGGTGCCCGACGAGGTGAAGGCGGAAGAGCGCGAAGTGGCCCGCGAGGCCGCCGTCAACGAGGGCAAGCCCGAGCACGTGATCGACAACATTGTGGAGGGGAAGCTCGAGCGGTTCTTCGAGGACCACGTATTGATGGAGCAGGCCTTCGTGAAGGACTCGTCGGTGTCGGTAAAAGACATGCTCGACGACGCCGGCCTGTCGGTGGCACGGTTCACGCGCTACGCCCTCGGCGACTGA
- the rpsB gene encoding 30S ribosomal protein S2, translating into MADETTTDTPDVQDEDAPDEDAPQTPDAPASDSTNEAAAADADADAPDENAPDEDAPDEDAPDAAPQDTDDGDDASEAASEEETSHRATIEELLKAGAHFGHLTSRWNPRMEKYIFMERNNIHIIDLMQSQVLLDEAAEAARRFARRGKKILFAGTKKQAEDIVREHAEECGMPHMVDRWLGGTMTNFQTIRKSIRRMEEIERMDRDGTLDKLKKKEKLMRLREHEKLEETLGGIRDMANLPSAIYIVDVQREDIAVSEANNLGIPIIAMVDTNGNPKNIDYPIPVNDDALSSIELVTSTLTDAVQEGLQERRMKKEEKKKAAA; encoded by the coding sequence ATGGCTGACGAGACGACTACGGACACCCCTGACGTTCAGGACGAAGACGCCCCCGACGAAGACGCCCCTCAAACTCCGGACGCCCCCGCTTCGGACTCCACGAACGAGGCAGCCGCTGCGGACGCCGATGCAGACGCGCCCGACGAGAACGCCCCTGACGAAGACGCCCCTGACGAAGACGCCCCTGACGCCGCGCCCCAAGACACGGACGATGGGGACGACGCGTCGGAGGCGGCCTCGGAGGAGGAAACCTCTCATCGCGCAACCATCGAGGAGCTTCTGAAGGCCGGGGCCCACTTCGGCCACCTGACGAGCCGGTGGAATCCGCGCATGGAGAAGTACATCTTCATGGAGCGGAACAACATCCACATCATCGACCTGATGCAAAGCCAGGTTCTCCTGGACGAGGCGGCCGAGGCGGCCAGGCGGTTTGCACGGCGCGGCAAGAAGATTCTCTTCGCCGGCACCAAGAAGCAGGCCGAGGACATCGTCCGCGAGCACGCCGAGGAGTGCGGCATGCCGCACATGGTCGACCGCTGGCTTGGCGGCACCATGACCAACTTCCAGACGATCCGGAAGTCGATCCGCCGCATGGAAGAGATCGAGCGGATGGACCGGGACGGCACGCTCGACAAGCTCAAGAAGAAGGAGAAGCTGATGCGGCTCCGCGAGCACGAGAAGCTGGAGGAGACGCTCGGCGGCATCCGCGACATGGCCAACCTGCCCAGCGCCATTTACATCGTCGACGTGCAGCGGGAAGACATTGCGGTGAGCGAGGCCAACAACCTCGGCATTCCGATCATCGCGATGGTCGACACCAACGGAAACCCGAAGAACATCGACTACCCGATTCCGGTGAACGACGACGCGCTGAGCTCGATCGAGCTGGTGACGTCGACCCTCACGGACGCCGTCCAGGAAGGCCTGCAGGAGCGCCGCATGAAGAAGGAAGAGAAGAAAAAGGCGGCCGCGTAG
- the rpsI gene encoding 30S ribosomal protein S9 has product MPKMTQYQAIGRRKTSTARVYLRPGDGSSFVVNERDAEDYFPVAWRRRTLDQPFDATDTIGQFNVKVNASGGGLTGQAEAIRLGIARALVEYDEELRAPLRDAGYLTRDDRMVERKKYGQPGARKKSQYSKR; this is encoded by the coding sequence ATGCCCAAGATGACCCAATACCAGGCCATTGGGCGCCGTAAGACCTCCACGGCGCGTGTGTATCTGCGCCCGGGCGACGGCTCCAGTTTCGTCGTCAACGAGCGAGACGCCGAGGACTACTTTCCGGTTGCCTGGCGCCGCCGCACCCTCGACCAGCCTTTCGACGCGACCGACACGATTGGTCAGTTCAACGTGAAGGTCAACGCCTCCGGCGGCGGCCTCACCGGGCAGGCCGAGGCCATTCGGCTTGGCATTGCCCGCGCCCTCGTTGAGTACGACGAGGAGCTGCGCGCGCCCCTCCGCGACGCCGGCTACCTGACCCGCGACGACCGGATGGTCGAGCGCAAGAAGTACGGCCAGCCCGGCGCCCGGAAGAAGAGCCAGTACAGCAAGCGTTAG
- the rplM gene encoding 50S ribosomal protein L13 — protein MDTQSFKTFNAKPDEVERDWYVVDATNRVVGRLASQIARVLRGKHKPTFTPHVDTGDHVIVVNADKARFTGRKEQQKEYHEYSGYPGGDHSHSPEEMRADKPTYIIEEAVEGMLPTGPLGRDTFKKLQVYAGPDHPHEAQQPEPLENA, from the coding sequence ATGGACACGCAAAGCTTCAAGACCTTTAACGCCAAGCCGGACGAGGTGGAGCGCGACTGGTACGTCGTGGACGCCACGAACCGGGTCGTGGGCCGCCTTGCCTCCCAAATTGCTCGCGTGCTCCGCGGCAAGCACAAGCCGACCTTCACGCCACACGTGGACACGGGCGACCACGTGATCGTGGTGAATGCGGACAAGGCCCGGTTCACAGGCAGGAAGGAGCAGCAGAAGGAATACCACGAGTACAGCGGGTACCCGGGCGGCGATCACTCCCACTCCCCCGAAGAGATGCGCGCAGACAAGCCCACATACATCATTGAGGAGGCCGTGGAGGGCATGCTGCCCACCGGGCCCCTCGGGCGGGACACGTTCAAAAAGCTGCAGGTCTACGCCGGCCCGGACCACCCCCACGAGGCCCAGCAGCCCGAGCCGCTTGAGAACGCGTAG
- a CDS encoding YceD family protein, whose amino-acid sequence MLTIDITSLSTGIHHVEFAPSASQADLDPTTFSDVQVDAELQYHRDRILVKMHATATAELTCDRTLQPYDEALEGQYNVLFGPPSMVGQEGDEFEEVRPLDASDREIDLTDMVRDTLLLAIPQRRIAPGAEDEPIEREFGGTDDANEDDSAPVDPRWSALEELKDDE is encoded by the coding sequence ATGTTGACCATCGACATCACGTCCCTTTCGACGGGCATCCACCATGTGGAGTTCGCCCCTTCGGCGAGCCAGGCCGACCTGGACCCCACCACGTTCAGCGACGTGCAGGTCGACGCGGAGCTGCAGTACCACCGCGACCGCATTCTGGTGAAGATGCACGCGACGGCCACGGCCGAGCTGACGTGCGATCGTACCCTTCAGCCTTACGACGAGGCCCTGGAGGGCCAGTACAACGTGCTCTTCGGGCCGCCGTCTATGGTGGGGCAGGAGGGGGACGAGTTTGAGGAGGTGCGGCCGCTCGACGCCTCCGACCGGGAGATCGACCTCACGGACATGGTCCGCGACACGCTGCTCCTCGCCATTCCGCAGCGTCGCATTGCCCCGGGGGCCGAAGACGAGCCCATTGAACGAGAGTTCGGGGGCACGGACGACGCCAACGAGGACGACAGTGCCCCCGTTGACCCACGCTGGAGTGCCCTGGAGGAGCTGAAAGACGATGAGTAG
- the rpmF gene encoding 50S ribosomal protein L32: MAVPKRRHSKSRTRKRRSTYYNELEPPQLMECNNCGNPKVMHRACKHCGHYRGRQVIEPSDELIA, encoded by the coding sequence ATGGCTGTCCCGAAACGACGACATTCGAAGTCGCGCACCCGAAAGCGCCGCTCGACCTATTACAATGAGCTGGAGCCCCCCCAGCTCATGGAGTGCAACAACTGCGGCAACCCGAAGGTGATGCACCGGGCGTGCAAGCACTGCGGCCACTACCGCGGCCGTCAGGTTATCGAGCCGTCCGACGAACTGATCGCGTAG
- the plsX gene encoding phosphate acyltransferase PlsX: MAASRIAVDAMGGDNAPEAVVEGAIQALHQTQGELSVLLVGPEERLHGLLASRPEAPEERLRIVDAPEAIGMGETPSTAVKQKPNSSIHQGLAAHHDDHADAFVSAGNTGAIMAASMFILQRIPGVERPSIAGFFPTLKGASVVLDIGSNVDCKPAHLLQFARMGTVYARQVLKTDPPSVGLLNIGEEPGKGNEQVKAAHELLRDADDVHFVGNVEGGDLLFYAADIIICDGFVGNALLKFGESMSTVLSDMCQQEMERQGLAPDEQKLVAGVLDEVREGFDPEALGGAPLLGVNGNVLVGHGRSTADVIAQMIHSARTIATENVAHALEEAFQSSSA, translated from the coding sequence ATGGCAGCATCGCGTATCGCAGTGGACGCAATGGGGGGCGACAACGCCCCGGAAGCAGTCGTGGAGGGGGCCATTCAGGCCCTCCACCAGACGCAGGGCGAGCTGTCGGTGCTCCTCGTGGGCCCCGAAGAGCGGCTCCACGGCCTTCTGGCGTCGCGCCCGGAGGCTCCTGAGGAGCGGCTCCGCATTGTCGATGCCCCCGAGGCAATTGGCATGGGGGAGACGCCGTCGACCGCCGTCAAGCAGAAGCCCAATTCGTCCATCCACCAGGGCCTCGCGGCGCATCACGACGACCACGCCGACGCCTTCGTGAGCGCCGGCAACACGGGCGCCATCATGGCGGCGTCCATGTTCATCCTGCAGCGCATCCCGGGCGTGGAGCGCCCGTCGATTGCCGGATTCTTTCCGACCCTGAAGGGGGCCTCCGTGGTCCTCGACATCGGGAGCAACGTCGACTGCAAGCCGGCCCATCTCCTCCAGTTTGCCCGCATGGGCACCGTCTACGCGCGGCAGGTCCTCAAGACCGACCCGCCGTCGGTCGGGCTGCTCAACATCGGCGAAGAGCCGGGCAAGGGCAACGAGCAAGTCAAGGCGGCCCACGAATTGCTCCGGGACGCCGACGATGTGCACTTCGTCGGCAACGTAGAGGGGGGCGACCTGCTTTTTTACGCCGCCGACATCATTATCTGTGACGGGTTTGTCGGCAACGCCCTCCTCAAGTTTGGGGAAAGCATGTCGACGGTCCTGTCGGACATGTGTCAGCAGGAGATGGAGCGCCAGGGCCTCGCCCCCGACGAACAGAAGCTCGTGGCGGGGGTGCTCGACGAGGTGCGCGAGGGGTTCGATCCGGAAGCCTTGGGCGGAGCGCCGCTCCTCGGGGTCAACGGAAATGTGCTCGTGGGGCACGGGCGCTCCACGGCGGACGTGATTGCCCAGATGATTCACTCGGCCCGCACCATCGCCACCGAGAACGTCGCCCACGCCCTGGAAGAAGCGTTCCAGTCCTCCTCCGCATAG
- a CDS encoding beta-ketoacyl-ACP synthase III, which translates to MPSLSSASPQAAITSVGHYLPETRLTNGDLEEMVETSDEWIRTRTGIQERRILGDDGKATAFMATAAAQEALDSRGIDPDAVDLIVVATVTPDMFFPSTACLVQDNLGASKAWGFDLSAACSGFIYALTTGAQFIETGQAETVLVIGADKMSSIVDYTDRTTCILFGDAAGAVVLEADEEAGLHDAVHHVDGEHSELLRMRGGGSLNPPTHETVDAHMHYLQQEGRQVFKLAVNRMANVCREVLDRNGLDAAGVDYLVPHQANQRIIDATAKQLGLSSEQVMVNIDRYGNTTAATIPLCLYDWEDELERGDDLIVTAFGGGLTWGAGHLTWAYG; encoded by the coding sequence ATGCCTTCCCTCTCGTCCGCTTCCCCGCAGGCCGCCATCACGTCTGTCGGCCACTACCTTCCCGAGACGCGGCTCACCAACGGCGACCTGGAGGAAATGGTGGAGACCAGCGACGAGTGGATCCGCACGCGGACCGGCATCCAGGAGCGACGCATCCTCGGCGACGACGGCAAGGCAACGGCCTTCATGGCGACGGCGGCCGCCCAGGAGGCCCTCGACAGCCGCGGCATCGATCCGGACGCGGTGGACCTGATCGTCGTCGCCACGGTGACGCCCGACATGTTTTTTCCGTCCACGGCCTGCCTCGTGCAGGACAACCTCGGGGCGTCCAAGGCGTGGGGCTTTGACCTGTCGGCGGCGTGCAGTGGCTTTATCTACGCCCTTACGACCGGGGCCCAGTTCATCGAGACGGGCCAGGCCGAGACGGTGCTCGTGATCGGGGCCGACAAGATGAGCTCGATCGTCGACTACACGGACCGCACCACCTGCATCCTCTTTGGGGACGCGGCGGGGGCGGTGGTGCTGGAGGCCGACGAGGAGGCGGGGCTCCACGACGCGGTCCACCACGTCGACGGGGAGCACAGCGAACTGCTTCGCATGCGAGGGGGCGGCAGCCTCAACCCGCCGACCCACGAGACCGTCGACGCGCACATGCACTACCTCCAACAGGAGGGACGGCAGGTCTTCAAGCTCGCCGTGAACCGGATGGCGAACGTATGCAGGGAGGTGCTGGACCGCAATGGCCTCGACGCGGCGGGGGTGGACTACCTCGTGCCACACCAGGCCAACCAGCGCATCATCGACGCGACCGCGAAGCAGCTCGGGCTCTCCTCCGAGCAGGTCATGGTGAACATCGACCGCTACGGCAACACCACCGCCGCGACGATTCCGCTGTGCCTGTACGACTGGGAGGACGAGCTGGAGCGGGGGGACGACCTCATCGTGACGGCCTTCGGCGGCGGCTTGACCTGGGGCGCCGGCCACCTCACCTGGGCCTACGGTTGA